One Devosia yakushimensis DNA window includes the following coding sequences:
- a CDS encoding DUF2840 domain-containing protein, protein MTQRASLPLSMRPTVDGPPPSTTLVELTWREKRIEYWIRFGRQTYEQILDRHRRIVGFAPETLFAFVRWAANDYGTVLSRIDIVRAIAPGEPFQTLPFVRPGGEILLRAEGWPKVARVLEHIDTIDALDIDPGAVPADHWRHVHHSSATGAEPRAYTIERHAAWLKRRSVAT, encoded by the coding sequence ATGACCCAGCGCGCCTCGCTGCCGCTCAGCATGCGGCCGACGGTCGACGGGCCGCCGCCGTCAACCACACTGGTCGAACTCACCTGGCGCGAGAAGCGGATCGAATACTGGATCCGCTTCGGCCGCCAGACCTACGAACAGATCCTCGACCGGCATCGCCGTATCGTCGGCTTCGCACCGGAGACGCTTTTCGCCTTCGTGCGCTGGGCCGCTAACGACTACGGCACCGTGTTGTCGCGCATCGATATCGTGCGCGCCATCGCGCCTGGAGAGCCATTCCAGACACTGCCCTTCGTACGGCCCGGCGGCGAGATTCTGCTCCGCGCCGAGGGCTGGCCCAAGGTCGCCCGTGTGCTCGAGCATATCGACACCATCGACGCGCTCGACATCGATCCCGGTGCCGTGCCGGCCGATCACTGGCGTCACGTCCATCATTCTTCCGCCACCGGTGCCGAGCCCCGCGCATACACCATCGAGCGCCACGCCGCATGGCTCAAGCGCCGGAGCGTCGCGACATGA
- a CDS encoding ribbon-helix-helix protein has protein sequence MTGASSHRRFTARPGDPDRWIKSAEASPRASAAAGYTARLTIDVTPELRGRIKVAAFERGITVADMLRELFAREFPADERGGK, from the coding sequence GTGACCGGCGCTTCCTCCCATCGCCGCTTCACTGCGCGTCCGGGCGACCCCGATCGCTGGATCAAGTCCGCCGAGGCGTCGCCGCGCGCCAGTGCGGCCGCCGGATACACCGCGCGCCTCACCATCGATGTCACGCCCGAACTGCGCGGCCGCATCAAGGTGGCAGCCTTCGAGCGCGGCATCACCGTCGCCGACATGTTGCGGGAGCTATTCGCCCGCGAGTTTCCCGCCGACGAAAGGGGCGGCAAATGA